Below is a genomic region from Triticum dicoccoides isolate Atlit2015 ecotype Zavitan chromosome 5A, WEW_v2.0, whole genome shotgun sequence.
GCTGTAATGAGTAATAAATTAATGACATTTTATACAAGTGGAGTAAGTTTATCAACTCATAGTACAGAACCTCCATTTTGCCAGGATAGTGAACAAGTTTTGCTACAAGATATACAGGCAGAATTTCCACTTTGATGCATGAGTTTTAATAAGTCAATCATGAACATACTATGTGTTAAAGTGGACTTGAGGTCTTTGTTTTACTTTGTCATGTTGTGATATATACCATATACCGTATAAGGTGACTGACCTCATTATTTTTAGCCTGTAGAACAGAAACATGACTCCTTTTCTCCTCCAGCATTTTAACAATTCCTTGCAACTGCTTTTGTAGATCAATTGACTCGTCGCGCTTTGAGATAATTAGCCTTTTAGTCTCATTGGCAAGAGCATTGAGCGCAGGCTTCAGAGTGGTTTTGTACGTGGTACCAAGGATCTCAGCCGGGGAGGATCCTTTTGCATTTACCTCGTACTGGAAATCAATACTGGGTTTCAACCTGCAAAATGGCACAGTGATGTTTGACAGTAAGGCAACAAGCTCTACCGCTCTACATATAAATTGACAAAAGAGAAGACAAAGAATAAACAACAGATTGGGAAACATAATAAAATGAAATCTTTTCTGAGATCTCGATCTTCGTTTGCTTCAGTCTGTCACTAACTGAGCACTGAGGAGCAATACTTAAGAATACTGTGTTACACAAAATCTATCTCAGCAATGTTTTTTTTAATTACAAAATGTTGGTATAGCCTTCATTTTTTATATTTCTCAATTATGAAGAATATTATGATGTGAAACGTATTAGAAGCTTTTTGTGAAAACGTATGTATCATAGCCATACCCAATTAACATATAGACATGCGATATATAATATTGTTGCAACAGAGGAGCAGTGTGCATTAATTCTAACTATGTCTGCCTAAACATTGTGTCCATCACCCAAAAGAAAGATTTAAAAAAATACCGATAGAACACACACATAGCTTCATAGCCCTGCTGGAAATGCTTTCACAAATGAAGTCATCGATTTGCAACATGATACTATGTTCAACAGCAAAACTTAAGAAAAGGAATGATGAGAAACAGAGGGGAAGGAATTACACAGAGAGTTAAGCTACATAAATAAATGAGAAGAGGGAATGGGAGATAAAGTAAATCAATGGCAAAAACATACGATGTCCTACAACTTTCCTGCACTTTCTGATGTGTAACACTGCAACATTTGAACCGTCTCTATTTAGCTAATGTTAACTACTGGAGGACTGCCTTGTGCATGCTCTTATTCATTGTCTCTTTTGTATGCACAGATACAAGCGGCTGATAGTATAACTATTTTTATGAACAGAAAGCAGTTTCCTTGTTTTAACTTGACATCTCAATCATAGTCCATAAAAGAATCATGCCTTCTCCTAACATATATAATCGAACACATAGCAGACTAGCAGAGTGTACTCCAAACCGTTAAGAAAACAAGCAGCAAGAAAAGTTAAGACTGACAAACACCAAGAAAGGTAAAAGGTAACCTACAAGACAGAAGACTAATTGCAAAGTCAAGAGAATACTATCGCAAGCTAAAGCACAATCTTGTAAACTGGGTGACCACAACTCCTAAACAAAGCAAAAGATTATCAAAATAATCCTCTGACATTGAGCATTTGAAGTGCTGAGGCATGAACAAAACTAATTGATTCACCGAATGGACTATTATGTGAACTATGATATGGAGGTTTAGAAGATCAAACATATTTAACAATGGAGCAACATGTCAGCATTAGAACAGCAGATGTTTGTTTAAGTACATTTCTACATATCAAATAAGAGAGGTATGGTTACTCATTACTCTGTTAAGGTCAGTTTAAAGGTGTTAGATAACAATCGAAGCATTGGTGAAAGAATAACAAATATGGAGAGAAAAAATGAAGAACCAGGAGATCCAAAGTTCTTTTGGGGAATTCATACTTTCTGAGGGACTGGTTGCACAGCTCTGCAAGGCCCTCGATCTCCTCAAGCTTACTGACCAGTGCAGCTTCGAGTTCCCACCCCTTCTCCTCCAGCACGGCATTCGCATTCTCCAGCTTGGCAATATCATTCTCCACCGCTTGCATCTCCCTAGCCATCCTATCGACATCCCTCACATTGACCACCTGCGTTTCCACCTGTTTCGCCAGCTCCTCATTTTCGGCCATGGTCTGCTTGCAATTCAACACCTTGGCCTCCagctccttctccttctccaccAACGCCTCTTCCTTCTCCTTGATCTTGGTGGACCAGCTCTTCACCACGGCCTCGAACTTCTGAACGTCTGCAGTAAatgcatccttcttatcctccagccTCTTGAGGCGAGAGGGCGCTGACATTTGCTTGCTCCGCTTGGCCTCGAGATCCTGAAGCTCCTTCTCCAGCTCCTGGATGGCCGTTGCCTTCTCAGCGATTTGGGCGCGGGCCTTGGCGTGGTAGTCGTCGTCGAGGGAGGCGACGGCATCATCCTCGCCGGTGAGGAACAGGTAGTAGCTGTCGGTGATGTAGGTCATGAGGTCATTGGAGGCGGAGACGGGAGGGGACGCGTCGAGGCCGTCGGTGACGCGGCAGAGGAGGGTGAGCCAGTAGAGGACGGAGAGGAGCGGCGGCCAGGAGTGCGGGGTGCCGGGGGCCTTGAGGGCGGATCTGGTGACCTTGTAGGGGCAGCCGAGGGAGCGGAGGAGGCTGAGGAGGTCGTCCTCCCAGGCGGCGGGCTTGAGGGGGTAGCGGAGGCGGTCGGCGAGGTGGTGGAAGGCGGCGACGATGTCCTTGGCGGGCGGGAGGGGCGGGCGGaggtggatggcggcggcggcgaggtaggCGTTGACGGCGCGGAGGGCGGCGGCCTGCGAGGCGCGGTCGGAGAGGCTGGTGATGGGGCCGCCGGCGTGGGAGGCCGCCCCCGTGCCGATGGAGGAGGGGCGGCTGCTGCACATGCTGAAGGCGTCGGAGTCGCGGCGGGAGAAGGCGTGGTCGAGGTTCCTCTGGATGCTGAAGGCGTCCGACATCGGGGTGCGGTCGACCGCCGCCGAGGAGAGGGGCGCCTTCgggtgccgcccgccgccgccgcgcccgcgcccgcgccgcaTTTCCGTCGCCGGAGTTGGGGCTGGGGTTTGCTCTGGAAATTGCGGGCTTCCGATTTGATTTTGGGAGAGAGCGAGAGATGGGGGTTTGGAGGAGGGTGTTTTTTTCTCGGTGGAGAAAAATGGAGAGAGCCTTGCCTGGGCTGGGCTTTTGCGTGAGCTACGCGGCCTGCGACGGAAGTCAGGCTGGGTGAGCCTGCTAGGCCCAGGCCGGGAGCCCAGGTCGGACTGAGACTTCGACTCGGCTTTTGGGCCGAACATGATATATACTAGTAGGGAAAACAGCGTCGTCAGCACTCCGCCATGGACGACGCCGACGACTACCTCGCGGTGCTGCAGGCGATGACCCGACTGCATCTGGATTTCCCGCGAGACAGCGGCGACGGGGGTATTACAACAACTCCCCCGGACGGCGGTGCCGATGAGCTCGCCACGGATGCCCCGGCGCAGCCCGCCGCCGCGGAGAACGGCCACGTAAAGCAGTCGACGGGTGAGTGGACGGAGGTCCTGGTGAGCGAGATGGCGAGCGCCACCTCCATGGACGACGCCCGGCGCCGTGCCGCCAGGATCCTCGACGCATTCGGAGGTGTTGTTTGCTCTCGCGCCGTGCAGGTGCTCGGAGACAAGGACCGGGCGGCGCTGGACAATGTTCGGCGGCAGAACGCCATCCTGAAGAAGGCGGTGGTGATCCAGCACCGGCAGCACATGGAGGACGAGGGGAGGGGCAGGGAGCTCCAGGTGCAGGTCGCCCAGTACCGGGAGCAGGTCAGGCGGCTCGAGGCGGATAATTATGGGCTGTCCATGCACCTCAGGAACGCCGGACGCGGGGCCTCCATGCCGGGGAACTTCCACCCAGAAGTTTTCTGAACAAAAAACACGACGGTGGCTTTGTGGGAATCTATCTAATCGATTGTTATTAGCGGGTTGATTTTCATAGCATGATGATAGATTGATatctcatcctctatttgtttattTTGCGATGTCTCAGTCCTCTATTCAGGGTCTGGATATTGTTGtcttgtactccctccgattccaaaataagtgtccaaGTTTTGAACTAGGGTTAGTCCAAATATCAAAACGGtgacacttattatggatcggaCTTGGCATTTAACATTGATAATTGGACATTTTTTATCACTAATAATGATAGcatgtattttatttatttatctgtTTATTCTATGTGATGGTACCACTCTCCTCTCAAGCTAGATAAATTTTCACACACAAACTTATGatatgtgtcggggatataccccgcggtgtaaaccggccggaagtataacccagccggacttggtggtttacttgagacccggctgaGACT
It encodes:
- the LOC119303897 gene encoding kinetochore protein NDC80 homolog; its protein translation is MRRGRGRGGGGRHPKAPLSSAAVDRTPMSDAFSIQRNLDHAFSRRDSDAFSMCSSRPSSIGTGAASHAGGPITSLSDRASQAAALRAVNAYLAAAAIHLRPPLPPAKDIVAAFHHLADRLRYPLKPAAWEDDLLSLLRSLGCPYKVTRSALKAPGTPHSWPPLLSVLYWLTLLCRVTDGLDASPPVSASNDLMTYITDSYYLFLTGEDDAVASLDDDYHAKARAQIAEKATAIQELEKELQDLEAKRSKQMSAPSRLKRLEDKKDAFTADVQKFEAVVKSWSTKIKEKEEALVEKEKELEAKVLNCKQTMAENEELAKQVETQVVNVRDVDRMAREMQAVENDIAKLENANAVLEEKGWELEAALVSKLEEIEGLAELCNQSLRKLKPSIDFQYEVNAKGSSPAEILGTTYKTTLKPALNALANETKRLIISKRDESIDLQKQLQGIVKMLEEKRSHVSVLQAKNNEMTAQVDSLDREIQSHVSRCAADARKMKDELEKKEHHLSTIEKEAEVFLKNSEEGLQAALRETDEETQMCARELLKLIDSIAEYKEFVEQSTAEMKKELYECADDIASLSAKMV